From Hymenobacter sedentarius, a single genomic window includes:
- a CDS encoding DUF4007 family protein, with translation MLLDRLIFQGHDTFICRNNWLKKGYDFIQTGGSFTDEDAVVKLGVGKNMVTAIRYWLRAFGLTDENDTPKQVAHELFSQDGFDPYIEDNATLWYLHYLLVSTGRASLYHYIFNELRKEGFSFSRTQLEHFINRKCSERGSPVNENTLDSDIKVFVRAYAPSGKESGKVDIEEESTGLLQDLGLLLITKNDDTRYSIENLERPELPWQVVLRVILENEAYGETISFTDLEVAPDSPGLVFALNEKGLFYKIEEMMAYYPTAIVYSSTAGNRVLTIKKDQINLIEVLQEYYGQTV, from the coding sequence ATGTTATTAGACCGGTTAATATTTCAGGGTCACGATACTTTTATCTGTAGAAACAACTGGTTGAAGAAGGGCTATGACTTCATTCAAACCGGGGGCAGCTTCACCGACGAAGACGCTGTGGTTAAGTTGGGGGTCGGGAAAAACATGGTCACGGCTATTCGCTATTGGCTGCGGGCGTTCGGGTTGACCGACGAAAACGACACGCCCAAGCAAGTAGCCCACGAATTGTTTAGCCAAGATGGATTTGACCCATATATTGAGGATAACGCCACCCTTTGGTATCTGCACTACTTGCTAGTAAGCACGGGCCGGGCCTCGCTTTATCACTATATCTTCAACGAGCTGCGCAAGGAAGGTTTTTCATTTAGTCGAACTCAGCTAGAGCACTTTATTAACCGCAAGTGTTCGGAACGTGGTAGCCCGGTAAATGAGAATACGTTAGACTCTGATATTAAGGTATTCGTGCGTGCTTACGCGCCCTCGGGTAAGGAGTCAGGCAAGGTGGACATTGAGGAAGAATCTACGGGCCTTTTGCAAGACTTAGGCCTGTTGTTGATAACCAAGAATGATGACACTCGCTACAGCATCGAGAACCTAGAACGGCCTGAACTGCCTTGGCAAGTAGTGCTACGGGTAATCTTAGAAAACGAAGCTTATGGCGAAACCATCAGCTTTACCGACCTCGAAGTTGCGCCTGATTCGCCGGGATTGGTGTTTGCCTTAAACGAGAAAGGACTGTTTTACAAGATTGAGGAAATGATGGCATACTATCCTACGGCCATCGTCTATTCGAGCACGGCCGGCAACCGGGTGCTAACTATCAAAAAAGACCAAATCAACCTCATTGAGGTTCTACAAGAATACTATGGACAGACCGTTTAG